One Curtobacterium sp. MCLR17_032 genomic window carries:
- a CDS encoding AarF/UbiB family protein, whose translation MPNPPRLSDFSPQQRQEPAGFRSRGRRFAEVLGIARRHALLPFRRLDFSHDPATSELRRSQADHLRRALEEAGGGFVKMGQLLSTRDDLLPEEWTEELAHLQRNVRPAAPEEVTALLEAELGAPVDRVFASFDPEPLAAASIAQVHRARLTDGTAVAVKVQRPGIDVAVRRDVDIALRAVRFLTRTSAQARQLGIVQVAEQYGADLIRQVDFSAELRNLESLRAAQARSARPDEVRFPEPYRDLSSRRVLVMEFLEGDTLSAIRAERSDRDLDEPMRSILRSFLRQVVFDGVYHADLHPGNVLVLPDGRPALIDFGSVGRLDPGLRDTVQELLAAYLQDDTARIADTVLRMAPVQNVEDEADFRRDMARFVAEELGPGARIGVETVDDAVEVFGRYRLRAPADFVAAARALAIFEGTLRTLTPSFDLLEESRGLAAEQIRDQLRPAAIRSVLVRELFGLVTSARRLPRRIDKITEAVEAGKLSVNIRLLSDRRDRQTVSGMIRRVLLVLLGAGAGLLSVVYLAEPVRPTAVISTLVAGALLGGTSVVLLVWAAIDAWVARRRQ comes from the coding sequence GTGCCCAACCCGCCCCGCCTCAGCGACTTCTCCCCCCAGCAACGTCAGGAACCCGCGGGGTTCCGGAGTCGGGGCCGACGCTTCGCAGAGGTCCTCGGCATCGCCCGACGGCACGCGCTGCTGCCCTTCCGGCGACTCGACTTCTCGCACGACCCGGCGACGTCCGAGCTCCGCCGCAGCCAGGCCGACCACCTCCGCCGTGCGCTCGAGGAGGCCGGCGGCGGGTTCGTGAAGATGGGCCAGCTGCTCTCGACCCGCGACGACCTGCTGCCGGAGGAGTGGACCGAGGAACTCGCGCACCTGCAGCGGAACGTCCGTCCCGCCGCGCCCGAGGAGGTCACGGCCTTGCTCGAGGCCGAACTCGGTGCGCCGGTGGACCGGGTGTTCGCGTCCTTCGACCCCGAGCCGCTCGCCGCGGCGTCGATCGCGCAGGTGCACCGTGCGCGGCTCACCGACGGAACCGCGGTGGCCGTGAAGGTCCAGCGCCCGGGCATCGACGTGGCCGTCCGCCGAGACGTCGACATCGCGCTCCGGGCCGTGCGGTTCCTGACCCGGACCTCGGCCCAGGCCCGCCAGCTCGGGATCGTCCAGGTTGCCGAACAGTACGGCGCCGACCTGATCCGGCAGGTGGACTTCTCGGCCGAGCTCCGGAACCTCGAGTCGCTCCGCGCCGCCCAGGCCCGCAGCGCCCGGCCCGACGAGGTCCGGTTCCCGGAGCCGTACCGAGACCTGTCGAGCCGCCGCGTGCTCGTGATGGAGTTCCTGGAGGGCGACACGCTCAGCGCGATCCGCGCCGAGCGCTCGGACCGCGACCTCGACGAGCCGATGCGCTCGATCCTCCGCTCGTTCCTCCGCCAGGTCGTCTTCGACGGCGTATACCACGCGGACCTGCACCCGGGGAACGTGCTGGTGCTGCCCGACGGGCGGCCCGCGCTCATCGACTTCGGATCGGTCGGGAGGCTCGACCCGGGTCTCCGGGACACGGTCCAGGAACTGTTGGCCGCGTACCTGCAGGACGACACCGCGCGGATCGCCGACACGGTGCTCCGGATGGCGCCGGTCCAGAACGTGGAGGACGAGGCGGACTTCCGTCGGGACATGGCCCGGTTCGTCGCCGAGGAGCTCGGTCCGGGCGCCCGGATCGGCGTCGAGACGGTCGACGACGCCGTCGAGGTCTTCGGCCGCTACCGGCTCCGCGCCCCGGCGGACTTCGTGGCGGCGGCCCGCGCGCTCGCGATCTTCGAGGGCACGCTCCGCACGCTGACCCCGTCCTTCGACCTGCTCGAGGAGTCGCGCGGACTCGCCGCCGAGCAGATCCGTGACCAGCTGCGACCAGCGGCGATCCGGAGCGTCCTGGTCCGCGAGCTGTTCGGCCTCGTCACCTCGGCGCGCCGCCTGCCCCGGCGGATCGACAAGATCACCGAGGCGGTGGAGGCCGGCAAGCTGTCGGTGAACATCCGCCTGCTCAGCGACCGCCGGGACCGTCAGACTGTGTCGGGCATGATCCGTCGGGTGCTGCTCGTGCTCCTGGGAGCCGGGGCGGGCCTCCTGTCCGTGGTGTACCTCGCCGAGCCGGTCCGCCCGACCGCGGTCATCTCGACGCTCGTCGCCGGGGCCCTGCTCGGTGGCACCAGCGTCGTGCTGCTGGTGTGGGCGGCGATCGACGCCTGGGTCGCGCGCCGACGGCAGTAG
- a CDS encoding shikimate kinase, which yields MLQGSTAAPIVVIGPMGAGKSSVGRRVAKALGVPFTDTDRVIVREHGPLPQFFAEHGEPAFRELEAAAVRQAVQTGGVVSVGGGAVMHPDTRAAMAGAHVVLLTVTAEAVAARIVGSDRPLIAAGGITAWQRILDERADTYAELAHAVFDTSRRPMSRVAEDIVAWVRSTPGSDAEPTPAAPGTAAPGPAAPGSATAGPAAPSPAAPTSDEGAP from the coding sequence ATGCTCCAGGGGTCGACCGCAGCGCCGATCGTCGTGATCGGTCCGATGGGTGCCGGCAAGTCGAGCGTCGGTCGCCGGGTCGCGAAGGCCCTCGGCGTCCCGTTCACCGACACCGACCGGGTGATCGTCCGCGAGCACGGTCCGCTCCCGCAGTTCTTCGCCGAGCACGGTGAGCCGGCGTTCCGCGAACTCGAGGCCGCAGCGGTCCGTCAGGCCGTGCAGACCGGCGGCGTCGTGTCGGTCGGCGGGGGAGCGGTCATGCACCCGGACACCCGCGCCGCGATGGCCGGGGCGCACGTCGTCCTGCTCACCGTGACGGCCGAGGCGGTCGCCGCACGGATCGTCGGGAGTGACCGCCCGCTGATCGCCGCGGGTGGCATCACGGCGTGGCAGCGCATCCTCGACGAGCGGGCCGACACCTACGCGGAGCTGGCCCACGCCGTGTTCGACACCTCACGCCGGCCGATGTCCCGGGTCGCCGAGGACATCGTCGCCTGGGTCCGCAGCACCCCGGGCAGCGACGCGGAACCGACGCCCGCAGCACCCGGTACCGCAGCACCCGGTCCCGCAGCACCCGGTAGCGCAACAGCCGGTCCCGCAGCACCCAGCCCCGCAGCACCCACCTCCGACGAAGGAGCACCGTGA
- the ruvX gene encoding Holliday junction resolvase RuvX: MRSGRRLGIDVGRARIGVAVCDRDGLLATPVETVRRDDSADVRRILAIADEYDVLEVVVGLPLSMSGGDTASTTDARDFAARIAAHRPVRLVDERLSTVTAQRGLHQAGKNTKKSRAVIDQAAAVIILQHALDHERAAGAPPGAELP; the protein is encoded by the coding sequence ATCCGCTCCGGGCGCCGGCTCGGCATCGACGTCGGTCGCGCCCGGATCGGGGTCGCCGTGTGTGACCGAGACGGACTCCTCGCGACCCCGGTCGAGACCGTCCGTCGCGACGACTCCGCCGACGTCCGCCGGATCCTGGCGATCGCGGACGAGTACGACGTCCTCGAGGTCGTCGTCGGACTGCCGCTGTCGATGTCGGGCGGCGACACCGCGTCGACCACGGACGCGCGGGACTTCGCCGCCCGGATCGCGGCGCACCGTCCGGTCCGGCTCGTCGACGAACGGCTGTCGACGGTCACCGCGCAGCGCGGGCTGCACCAGGCGGGGAAGAACACCAAGAAGTCCCGGGCCGTGATCGACCAAGCCGCCGCTGTTATCATTCTGCAACATGCGCTCGACCACGAGCGCGCAGCCGGCGCCCCACCCGGGGCCGAACTCCCCTGA
- the aroB gene encoding 3-dehydroquinate synthase: protein MPEGTTEIRVGGEGGYVVAIGNGLLASVPALLGPRVAKVLIVHAPTLGARAEDLRQLLVGAGLEALIAEVPDAEAAKRIEVASFCWQVMGQSDFTRTDAVIGLGGGAVTDLAGFVAATWLRGVPYLSMPTTVLGLVDASVGGKTGINTNEGKNLVGAFAAPRAVVGDLDLLRSLPRNEILAGFAEIVKAGFIAVPEILDVIEADVDRVTDPTTPEFRRVVELAIELKAQVVSEDFTEQGRREVLNYGHTLGHAIEHAERYQWRHGAAVAVGMVFAAELARLTGHLDDATVDRHRSILDSLSLPTTYPLGRWQSLLATMRRDKKARAGMLRFIILDAVGKPVTLEGPEDHLLFTAYQEVGA, encoded by the coding sequence CTGCCCGAAGGCACCACCGAGATCCGCGTCGGCGGTGAGGGCGGCTACGTCGTCGCGATCGGCAACGGGCTGCTCGCCTCGGTCCCCGCCCTGCTCGGCCCGCGTGTGGCGAAGGTGCTCATCGTGCATGCCCCGACCCTGGGTGCCCGTGCCGAGGACCTCCGCCAGCTGCTCGTCGGCGCCGGGCTCGAAGCCCTCATCGCCGAGGTGCCCGACGCCGAGGCCGCCAAGCGCATCGAGGTCGCCTCGTTCTGCTGGCAGGTCATGGGCCAGTCGGACTTCACCCGCACCGATGCCGTGATCGGCCTCGGTGGCGGCGCGGTCACCGACCTCGCCGGGTTCGTCGCCGCCACCTGGCTGCGCGGCGTGCCGTACCTGTCGATGCCGACCACCGTCCTCGGCCTCGTCGACGCCAGCGTCGGCGGCAAGACCGGCATCAACACGAACGAGGGCAAGAACCTGGTCGGCGCCTTCGCGGCCCCGCGCGCCGTGGTCGGCGACCTCGACCTGCTCCGCAGCCTGCCGCGCAACGAGATCCTGGCGGGCTTCGCCGAGATCGTGAAGGCCGGCTTCATCGCGGTGCCCGAGATCCTCGACGTGATCGAGGCGGACGTCGACCGCGTGACCGACCCGACGACCCCGGAGTTCCGGCGCGTGGTCGAGCTCGCGATCGAGCTGAAGGCACAGGTCGTGTCGGAGGACTTCACCGAGCAGGGTCGCCGCGAGGTCCTCAACTACGGCCACACCCTCGGCCACGCGATCGAGCACGCCGAGCGGTACCAGTGGCGGCACGGTGCGGCGGTCGCGGTCGGCATGGTGTTCGCCGCCGAGCTCGCACGGCTCACCGGGCACCTGGACGACGCCACGGTCGACCGGCACCGCTCGATCCTGGACTCGCTGTCCCTGCCGACGACGTACCCGCTCGGCCGCTGGCAGAGCCTGCTCGCGACCATGCGCCGCGACAAGAAGGCACGGGCCGGCATGCTCCGCTTCATCATCCTCGACGCGGTCGGCAAGCCCGTGACGCTCGAGGGTCCCGAGGACCACCTGCTCTTCACCGCCTACCAGGAGGTCGGCGCCTGA
- the efp gene encoding elongation factor P: MASTTDIKNGAVLIIDGQLWSVVEFQHVKPGKGGAFVRTKLKNVVSGKVVDRTFNAGAKIVTAVVDRRDYQYLYEDGDSYVFMDQDTYDQINVPSTVVGDAKNFLLESAQVTIAMNEGNPLYVELPTSIVTTIETEPGLQGDRSSGGTKPATIVTGYQIQVPLFLESGTKVKVDTRDGNYLGRVND, from the coding sequence ATGGCGAGTACCACTGACATCAAGAACGGCGCCGTTCTCATCATCGACGGGCAGCTCTGGTCGGTCGTCGAGTTCCAGCACGTGAAGCCGGGCAAGGGCGGCGCCTTCGTGCGCACCAAGCTCAAGAACGTCGTGTCGGGCAAGGTCGTCGACCGCACGTTCAACGCCGGCGCGAAGATCGTGACCGCCGTGGTGGACCGCCGCGACTACCAGTACCTCTACGAGGACGGCGACTCGTACGTGTTCATGGACCAGGACACCTACGACCAGATCAACGTCCCGTCGACGGTCGTCGGCGACGCGAAGAACTTCCTGCTCGAGTCCGCGCAGGTCACCATCGCGATGAACGAGGGCAACCCGCTCTACGTCGAGCTCCCGACCTCGATCGTCACCACGATCGAGACCGAGCCGGGCCTGCAGGGCGACCGTTCCTCCGGTGGCACCAAGCCGGCGACGATCGTCACGGGCTACCAGATCCAGGTCCCGCTCTTCCTCGAGAGCGGCACCAAGGTCAAGGTCGACACGCGTGACGGCAACTACCTCGGCCGCGTCAACGACTAG
- the alaS gene encoding alanine--tRNA ligase: MQTAEIRRRWLQFFGDRGHTVVPSASLVSDDPSLLFTVAGMVPFIPYLTGLIPAPYPRATSVQKCIRTNDIEEVGKTPRHGTFFQMNGNFSFGDYFKEQAIQYAWEFLTNPESDGGLGFSADDLWVTVYEEDDEAIEFWMRHSTLPDDRIQRLGKDTNYWSTGQPGPAGPCSEIFFDRGPEYGIDGGPATDDDRYVEIWNLVFMQYQIADVRSKYDFEITGELPNKNIDTGMGLERVAFIKQGVDNMYEIDQVRPVLDEAAAVSGRRYGADHEDDVRMRVIADHVRSALMLITDGVSPSNEGRGYILRRLLRRTVRAMRLLGVEGATFPRLFPASRDAMQAAYPEVGEQYDRIARIAYAEEETFLRTLAQGTTILDVAVDRAKQDGRPSIGGDTAFLLHDTFGFPIDLTMEMAEEAGVHVDRSAFETLMSEQRSRAKADAKSKKTALADLSVYSAFRAAGETVFLGYDGLQAESRILGLIVDGRSVDRAVAGDIAEVILSETSLYAESGGQDADQGSIVGNGFDLEVLDVQRPVSGLWSHTVQVRSGEVGVDDPATTLVDAEYRRGATQAHSATHLVNAALRDVLGPEALQAGSYNKAGYMRLDFSWSQPVSLETRTEIEEVVNTAIRSDLEVSTRILPIDDAKALGAQALFGEKYGSEVRMVDIGGPWSRELCGGIHVASSAQVGLVNLVGESSVGSTNRRVEALVGLEGFRELAVERTIVSQLSSALKAPRDDLPGRVQSLLEDLKTAQKRIAEFESANLQQRVPAIARAAERVGAVALVAQVVDGLSSGDDLRALATGVRGQLGSDAAVVVLGAVVGGKPVVIVATNDAARAAGVQAGPLAKEAAGVLGGGGGGKPDLAQGGGTDASALPAALRAVSDRIAA, translated from the coding sequence CGGCCACACCGTCGTCCCGTCCGCGTCGCTCGTCTCGGACGACCCGTCGCTGCTGTTCACGGTGGCCGGCATGGTGCCGTTCATCCCGTACCTCACCGGGCTCATCCCGGCGCCGTACCCCCGCGCGACGAGCGTCCAGAAGTGCATCCGCACCAACGACATCGAAGAGGTCGGCAAGACCCCGCGGCACGGCACGTTCTTCCAGATGAACGGCAACTTCTCGTTCGGGGACTACTTCAAGGAGCAGGCGATCCAGTACGCCTGGGAGTTCCTGACGAACCCGGAGTCCGACGGTGGGCTCGGGTTCTCGGCCGACGACCTGTGGGTCACCGTCTACGAAGAGGACGACGAGGCGATCGAGTTCTGGATGCGGCACTCGACGCTGCCCGACGACCGGATCCAGCGCCTCGGCAAGGACACGAACTACTGGTCCACCGGGCAGCCCGGTCCGGCCGGCCCCTGCTCGGAGATCTTCTTCGACCGCGGCCCGGAGTACGGCATCGACGGTGGCCCGGCCACCGACGACGACCGCTACGTCGAGATCTGGAACCTGGTCTTCATGCAGTACCAGATCGCCGACGTGCGGTCGAAGTACGACTTCGAGATCACCGGCGAGCTGCCGAACAAGAACATCGACACCGGCATGGGGCTCGAGCGCGTCGCCTTCATCAAGCAGGGCGTCGACAACATGTACGAGATCGACCAGGTGCGCCCGGTCCTCGACGAGGCCGCCGCGGTGTCCGGCCGACGCTACGGCGCCGACCACGAGGACGACGTCCGGATGCGGGTCATCGCCGACCACGTCCGCTCGGCGCTCATGCTCATCACCGACGGCGTCTCGCCGTCGAACGAGGGCCGCGGCTACATCCTCCGCCGACTGCTCCGCCGCACGGTGCGCGCGATGCGGCTGCTCGGGGTCGAGGGTGCGACCTTCCCCCGGCTGTTCCCGGCGTCGCGCGACGCCATGCAGGCCGCCTACCCCGAGGTCGGCGAGCAGTACGACCGCATCGCCCGCATCGCCTACGCCGAAGAGGAGACGTTCCTCCGCACCCTCGCGCAGGGCACGACGATCCTGGACGTCGCCGTCGACCGCGCCAAGCAGGACGGCCGACCGTCGATCGGCGGGGACACCGCGTTCCTGCTGCACGACACCTTCGGGTTCCCGATCGACCTGACGATGGAGATGGCGGAAGAGGCCGGCGTCCACGTCGACCGTTCCGCGTTCGAGACCCTCATGTCGGAGCAGCGCTCGCGCGCCAAGGCCGACGCGAAGAGCAAGAAGACCGCCCTCGCCGACCTCAGCGTCTACAGCGCGTTCCGTGCCGCGGGGGAGACCGTCTTCCTCGGCTACGACGGGCTGCAGGCCGAGAGCCGGATCCTCGGTCTCATCGTCGACGGCCGGAGCGTGGACCGCGCGGTCGCGGGCGACATCGCCGAGGTCATCCTCAGCGAGACGTCGCTGTACGCCGAGTCCGGTGGCCAGGACGCCGACCAGGGCTCGATCGTCGGCAACGGCTTCGACCTCGAGGTACTCGACGTGCAGCGCCCGGTCTCCGGCCTCTGGAGCCACACCGTCCAGGTCCGTTCGGGCGAGGTCGGCGTCGATGACCCGGCGACCACCCTGGTGGACGCCGAGTACCGCCGCGGTGCGACCCAGGCCCACTCGGCCACGCACCTGGTGAACGCGGCGCTCCGTGACGTCCTCGGCCCGGAGGCACTGCAGGCGGGTTCGTACAACAAGGCCGGCTACATGCGCCTGGACTTCTCCTGGAGCCAGCCGGTGTCACTCGAGACCCGCACCGAGATCGAGGAGGTCGTGAACACCGCGATCCGCTCCGACCTCGAGGTCTCCACGCGCATCCTGCCGATCGACGACGCCAAGGCGCTCGGTGCCCAGGCGCTGTTCGGCGAGAAGTACGGCTCCGAGGTCCGCATGGTCGACATCGGCGGCCCGTGGTCCCGTGAACTCTGCGGTGGCATCCACGTGGCCTCCAGCGCCCAGGTCGGCCTCGTCAACCTGGTGGGCGAGTCCAGCGTCGGGTCGACCAACCGCCGCGTCGAGGCCCTCGTCGGGCTCGAGGGCTTCCGCGAGCTCGCGGTCGAGCGGACCATCGTGTCGCAGCTCTCCAGCGCGCTCAAGGCACCGCGTGACGACCTGCCGGGCCGCGTGCAGTCGCTGCTCGAGGACCTGAAGACGGCCCAGAAGCGGATCGCCGAGTTCGAGTCGGCGAACCTGCAGCAGCGCGTGCCGGCGATCGCCCGGGCCGCCGAGCGTGTCGGTGCCGTCGCGCTGGTCGCCCAGGTCGTCGACGGGCTCTCGTCGGGCGACGACCTCCGCGCCCTGGCCACCGGCGTCCGTGGCCAGCTCGGCTCGGACGCGGCCGTGGTCGTGCTCGGTGCCGTCGTCGGCGGCAAGCCGGTCGTGATCGTCGCGACGAACGACGCCGCCCGCGCCGCAGGCGTCCAGGCGGGTCCGCTCGCCAAGGAGGCAGCCGGTGTCCTCGGCGGCGGTGGCGGTGGCAAGCCGGACCTCGCGCAGGGCGGTGGCACCGACGCGTCGGCGCTGCCGGCGGCCCTCCGCGCCGTGTCCGACCGCATCGCGGCCTGA
- the nusB gene encoding transcription antitermination factor NusB codes for MSARSKARKRALDMLYVAEVRELPIADVLATETVRHLDQPERTSSWDYARQIVTGIDEARYEIDDVITDHAQGWAIARMPVLDRCILRMGVWELRFNPEVPDAVAIAEAVELAQSLSTDDSAGFVNGVLGAVAGGRGPSGRTVAEDQESH; via the coding sequence ATGAGTGCTCGTTCCAAGGCGCGCAAGCGCGCCCTCGACATGCTCTACGTGGCCGAGGTGCGCGAGCTGCCGATCGCGGACGTCCTCGCGACCGAGACGGTCCGCCACCTCGACCAGCCGGAGCGTACCTCCAGCTGGGACTACGCGCGGCAGATCGTCACGGGCATCGACGAGGCCCGCTACGAGATCGACGACGTCATCACCGACCACGCGCAGGGTTGGGCGATCGCCCGCATGCCGGTGCTCGACCGCTGCATCCTGCGCATGGGCGTCTGGGAGCTCCGGTTCAACCCGGAGGTCCCCGACGCGGTCGCGATCGCCGAAGCCGTCGAGCTCGCGCAGTCGCTGTCCACCGACGACTCGGCCGGTTTCGTGAACGGCGTCCTCGGCGCCGTCGCCGGTGGTCGTGGACCGTCCGGTCGGACTGTCGCGGAGGACCAGGAGTCCCACTAG
- the mltG gene encoding endolytic transglycosylase MltG, translated as MADDLDWNAIIAPGSDAERRDRTGTRRGEDPTDTPTDGPPLSRREARAARARAEAAARPDETPTDGDAPRDRTVSDGAASDDTASDVAPRDDVRRDDAGRPAPRPVVGAAPTDGDVHPDVHALLGGSLHSGPVPGARGEDASAGAAADAAASADATDARPADGPLDDGPSDDGLAGDDLTGGGRGAGGRGGNDGGRRGGRGGASRLPRDERPPRRKGPLIAGIVIVAIVVAGGAVAYNFAAPKIQAIASAISGSQESDDYTGDGTSKVTITIKDGDIGEDVAATLQRSGVVKTSKVFYQLLLASPNVQFQPGSYALKKKMSSKAALTALQDKANRVQDPSIVIPEGTALADIEAGMVSKAGLSKADVEAAAKDLSAYGLPSGVTTLEGWLFPATYPINPKWTAEQYFKTMVDTMKQHLKSAGVAEADQERVVVFASLVQKEAGLAADYPKVARVFQNRLDDGMLLQSDATVAYGTGNTHRVTTTDAERADASNRYNTYQHEGLPPAPISNPGDLAINAVTKMATGNWRYFVTVNLETGETVFSDTLAQHEQAVKQFQAWLRAHPNYQ; from the coding sequence TTGGCAGACGATCTGGACTGGAACGCGATCATCGCGCCCGGCAGCGACGCCGAGCGCCGTGACCGCACGGGGACCCGCCGAGGCGAGGACCCCACCGACACACCCACGGACGGACCGCCGCTCTCGCGTCGGGAAGCCCGGGCAGCACGGGCACGAGCCGAAGCGGCCGCCCGTCCCGACGAGACTCCGACCGACGGCGACGCCCCCCGTGACCGCACGGTGAGCGACGGCGCAGCGAGCGACGACACGGCGAGCGACGTTGCTCCCCGCGACGACGTCCGGCGTGACGATGCCGGGAGGCCCGCCCCCCGACCCGTCGTCGGCGCAGCCCCCACGGACGGTGACGTCCACCCCGACGTGCACGCCCTCCTCGGCGGCTCCCTCCACAGCGGTCCGGTCCCGGGAGCGCGCGGCGAGGACGCGAGTGCCGGGGCGGCTGCGGATGCCGCAGCCAGCGCCGACGCGACCGACGCCCGGCCGGCGGACGGCCCTCTCGACGACGGCCCCAGCGACGACGGCCTCGCCGGCGACGACCTCACCGGCGGCGGCCGCGGTGCCGGTGGCCGAGGCGGCAACGACGGAGGCCGACGTGGCGGACGTGGTGGAGCCTCCCGGCTGCCGCGCGACGAACGTCCACCGCGACGCAAGGGCCCGCTGATCGCCGGGATCGTCATCGTGGCGATCGTGGTCGCCGGCGGTGCCGTCGCCTACAACTTCGCCGCCCCGAAGATCCAGGCCATCGCCAGCGCGATCTCGGGCTCGCAGGAGAGCGACGACTACACCGGTGACGGCACCTCGAAGGTGACGATCACGATCAAGGACGGCGACATCGGCGAGGACGTCGCCGCGACGCTGCAGCGGAGCGGTGTCGTGAAGACCTCGAAGGTGTTCTACCAGCTGCTGCTCGCGTCGCCGAACGTGCAGTTCCAGCCAGGTTCGTACGCGCTCAAGAAGAAGATGAGCTCGAAGGCTGCGCTGACGGCACTGCAGGACAAGGCCAACCGGGTCCAGGACCCGTCCATCGTCATCCCCGAGGGCACGGCGCTTGCGGACATCGAGGCCGGCATGGTCTCGAAGGCCGGGCTGAGCAAGGCTGACGTCGAGGCCGCTGCGAAGGACCTCTCCGCCTACGGGCTGCCGTCCGGCGTCACCACGCTCGAGGGCTGGCTGTTCCCCGCCACGTACCCGATCAACCCGAAGTGGACGGCGGAGCAGTACTTCAAGACCATGGTCGACACCATGAAGCAACATCTGAAGTCCGCCGGTGTCGCCGAGGCCGACCAGGAGCGGGTGGTCGTGTTCGCGTCGCTCGTGCAGAAGGAGGCCGGTCTCGCCGCCGACTACCCGAAGGTCGCCCGGGTGTTCCAGAACCGGCTCGACGACGGGATGCTCCTGCAGTCCGACGCGACCGTCGCCTACGGCACGGGCAACACCCACCGTGTGACGACGACGGATGCCGAGCGCGCGGACGCGTCGAACCGGTACAACACGTACCAGCACGAGGGGCTGCCGCCGGCGCCGATCTCCAACCCCGGTGACCTCGCCATCAACGCGGTGACCAAGATGGCGACCGGCAACTGGCGCTACTTCGTGACGGTGAACCTGGAGACCGGGGAGACGGTGTTCTCGGACACGCTCGCGCAGCACGAACAGGCCGTCAAGCAGTTCCAGGCCTGGCTGCGGGCACACCCGAACTACCAGTAG